From one Lolium rigidum isolate FL_2022 chromosome 4, APGP_CSIRO_Lrig_0.1, whole genome shotgun sequence genomic stretch:
- the LOC124647210 gene encoding REF/SRPP-like protein OsI_017815, with the protein MLSVSQNSLTDAECSICQVDESVQELDRRVPPVVKEVPTYARSAAAEVHKTGLVGTATGLAKSAIVRAEPKARNLYTRYEPVAERKAAEAWAALNRLPLVPSVTRAVLPTAAQLSAKYNSAVLDGAKRGNSVATYLPLVPTERIARVFSYPPTDAAATSAPEMQPIPTQ; encoded by the coding sequence ATGCTCTCTGTCTCACAAAATAGCCTCACTGATGCTGAATGTTCAATTTGTCAGGTTGACGAGTCCGTCCAGGAGCTGGACCGCCGTGTTCCACCGGTTGTGAAGGAGGTGCCGACCTATGCCCGCTCTGCGGCGGCTGAGGTGCACAAGACCGGCTTAGTTGGCACAGCCACGGGCCTGGCCAAGTCGGCCATTGTTCGCGCTGAGCCAAAGGCTCGCAACCTCTACACCCGCTACGAGCCTGTGGCGGAGCGCAAGGCTGCCGAAGCTTGGGCTGCCCTCAACCGTCTGCCTCTTGTTCCATCGGTGACCCGGGCTGTCCTCCCCACCGCTGCACAGCTCTCAGCCAAGTACAATTCTGCCGTGCTTGACGGGGCCAAGCGCGGGAACTCTGTTGCCACTTACCTCCCGCTTGTCCCCACGGAGCGCATCGCGAGGGTGTTCTCCTACCCTCCTACCGACGCTGCTGCAACCTCGGCTCCTGAGATGCAGCCCATCCCAACGCAGTAA